From one bacterium genomic stretch:
- a CDS encoding cation:proton antiporter, translated as MTLVDFIYVVILPLLGIGLLVTFIRVARGPSLPDRVVALDLMATFIISISAVYSVASGKPSYLDAAVVLALITFLGTVAFAYYLHRRSGNA; from the coding sequence GTGACCCTGGTCGACTTCATCTACGTGGTGATCCTCCCCCTGCTGGGGATCGGACTGCTGGTCACCTTTATCAGGGTCGCCAGGGGACCGAGCCTTCCGGACCGGGTGGTGGCGCTCGATCTGATGGCGACCTTCATCATCTCCATCTCCGCCGTCTACTCCGTCGCCAGCGGCAAGCCGTCCTACCTCGATGCCGCGGTGGTTCTGGCGTTGATCACTTTTCTCGGTACCGTGGCCTTCGCCTATTACCTGCACAGGAGGAGCGGCAATGCGTGA
- a CDS encoding site-2 protease family protein — translation MDASSKGTWQIITVMGIPIRVHYSWLIVFGLITWMLSSHYFPQVTPDLPFVSYWIRGALAALLLFASVAFHELAHSYVAQKYRLTIESITLFIFGGVAHLKGDSPHPRAEFWIAIAGPLSSFFLSAVFFLLMMNSAGGTEALFAYLARINLVLGIFNLIPGFPMDGGRILRAAIWQKKKDYLYATQIASRIGRGIALFFIFFGLFSIFSGGSQGLWLMFIGWFLYSTAEASYQQATLQEVLSGIKVNDIMVREIQAVEPSISLDEAVDGYFLKYGYGGFPVIDHGKFLGIITLKEVKNVPRAEWKSVKVSGVFVPHDKRWEISPDSDVVKALELMIKEDKGRIVVTEKESIIGLITRNGIARYVQIKGK, via the coding sequence ATGGACGCATCATCGAAGGGAACGTGGCAAATCATCACCGTCATGGGAATACCGATCCGTGTGCATTATTCCTGGCTGATCGTTTTCGGCCTCATCACCTGGATGTTGTCTTCCCATTATTTCCCCCAGGTGACGCCCGACCTTCCATTCGTTTCTTACTGGATCCGCGGTGCCTTGGCGGCGTTGCTCCTTTTTGCCTCCGTGGCATTTCATGAACTTGCCCATTCCTACGTAGCCCAGAAATACAGGCTCACCATCGAGAGCATCACGTTGTTCATCTTCGGGGGTGTCGCTCACCTTAAAGGAGACTCCCCTCACCCCAGAGCGGAATTCTGGATCGCAATTGCCGGCCCTCTCTCGAGCTTTTTTCTTTCCGCCGTCTTCTTTCTCCTGATGATGAACTCGGCCGGGGGAACCGAGGCCCTGTTCGCCTATCTCGCGCGGATCAATCTCGTTCTGGGAATCTTCAATCTTATCCCCGGTTTTCCGATGGATGGAGGAAGAATTCTCCGGGCCGCCATATGGCAGAAAAAAAAGGATTACCTTTATGCGACCCAGATAGCATCCCGTATCGGAAGAGGGATTGCCCTGTTTTTCATCTTCTTCGGGTTGTTCTCCATTTTCTCGGGCGGTTCGCAAGGATTGTGGCTGATGTTCATCGGCTGGTTTCTGTACAGCACCGCAGAGGCAAGCTATCAACAGGCTACCCTTCAGGAAGTCCTTTCGGGAATCAAGGTGAACGATATCATGGTGAGAGAGATACAAGCCGTCGAACCATCCATATCTCTTGATGAAGCGGTAGACGGGTACTTTCTTAAATATGGTTATGGGGGATTTCCCGTAATCGATCACGGGAAATTTCTTGGCATCATCACCTTGAAGGAAGTAAAAAACGTTCCAAGGGCGGAGTGGAAAAGTGTGAAGGTCTCGGGAGTATTTGTTCCACATGATAAAAGGTGGGAAATCTCGCCGGATTCCGATGTCGTAAAGGCTCTCGAACTGATGATCAAAGAGGATAAAGGGCGGATTGTGGTCACGGAAAAAGAAAGCATCATCGGGCTCATCACAAGAAACGGGATCGCCAGATACGTACAGATAAAAGGGAAATAG
- a CDS encoding Na+/H+ antiporter subunit D → MKQLLFLPLLIPLITAVADLFAWNRRKLQRLLGICGSVLLLASGVMLLAEVRQAGVLSAQVGNWPAPFGITLVADLFSALMVVAAGGMGVVVTVFSLADADADQEALGYHPLLQVLLLGVCGSFLTGDIFNLYVWFEVMLIASFVLLALGGRREQMEGAIKYVTLNLIASAFFLAGIGLLYGVAGTLNMADLALKLRTVPHSGTVPVIAVLLFCAFGIKAAVFPFFFWLPASYHTAPVAVTAIFSALLTKVGIYGLIRVFTLVFVQEVATGRHLILAAAGLTMLTGVLGAMCQHEMRRLLAFHIVSQIGYLLMGLGLMTPLALAGTVFFLLHIIAAKSALFLVSGIVARWTGTTELGRLGDLYRRQPLVAALFLVPALALAGIPPLSGFWAKLALVRAGLEEGSYLVVAAALFVSILTLFSMTKIWSEAFWKERTVTTTADPPSIPGRRRMQLMAPTLALGLVTVVMGFAAEPFFRLSLSAAHQFLDPGSYVAAVLGVNP, encoded by the coding sequence ATGAAACAGCTCCTTTTCCTCCCCCTTCTGATCCCCCTGATCACGGCGGTAGCGGATCTTTTCGCATGGAATCGCAGGAAACTGCAACGGCTGTTGGGGATCTGCGGCTCGGTATTGCTGCTTGCGTCAGGGGTGATGCTGTTGGCGGAGGTGCGACAGGCAGGGGTATTGAGCGCCCAGGTCGGCAACTGGCCGGCCCCTTTCGGGATCACCCTTGTGGCGGATCTCTTCAGCGCCCTGATGGTCGTGGCTGCCGGTGGCATGGGCGTGGTCGTGACGGTCTTTTCCCTGGCCGATGCCGATGCCGACCAGGAAGCCCTCGGCTATCACCCCCTGCTCCAGGTGCTGCTGCTGGGGGTCTGCGGATCGTTTCTGACCGGGGACATCTTCAACCTCTACGTATGGTTCGAGGTGATGCTGATCGCCTCCTTCGTGCTGCTGGCCCTGGGCGGGCGGCGAGAGCAGATGGAAGGGGCCATCAAGTATGTGACCCTGAACCTGATCGCCTCCGCCTTCTTTCTGGCGGGAATCGGCCTGCTCTATGGGGTGGCCGGCACCCTCAACATGGCCGATCTGGCCCTGAAACTGCGGACGGTTCCCCATTCCGGCACGGTGCCGGTGATCGCCGTGCTTCTCTTTTGCGCCTTCGGCATCAAGGCCGCCGTGTTCCCCTTTTTCTTCTGGCTGCCCGCCTCCTACCACACGGCACCGGTGGCGGTCACCGCCATCTTTTCGGCGCTTCTCACCAAGGTGGGGATCTATGGGCTGATCCGGGTCTTCACGCTGGTCTTCGTCCAGGAGGTGGCGACCGGCCGGCACCTGATCCTGGCCGCTGCCGGGCTCACCATGCTGACCGGCGTTCTGGGTGCCATGTGCCAGCACGAGATGAGGCGGCTGCTGGCGTTCCACATCGTCAGCCAGATCGGCTACCTGCTGATGGGACTGGGATTGATGACCCCCCTGGCGCTGGCAGGAACCGTCTTTTTCCTGTTGCACATCATCGCCGCCAAATCGGCCCTTTTTCTGGTGTCGGGAATCGTGGCGCGATGGACCGGCACGACCGAGCTCGGAAGGCTGGGGGACCTGTATCGCAGGCAGCCCCTGGTGGCGGCTCTTTTTCTGGTTCCGGCCCTGGCCCTGGCCGGCATTCCGCCGCTGTCGGGGTTCTGGGCCAAGCTGGCGCTTGTGCGGGCCGGGCTGGAGGAAGGGAGCTACCTGGTCGTGGCGGCGGCATTGTTCGTCAGTATCCTCACGCTCTTCTCCATGACCAAAATCTGGTCGGAAGCCTTCTGGAAAGAGCGGACCGTCACGACGACCGCGGATCCTCCTTCGATCCCGGGCCGACGGCGGATGCAGCTGATGGCGCCGACATTGGCGCTGGGCCTGGTGACCGTGGTGATGGGATTTGCGGCCGAACCATTTTTCCGGCTGTCCCTCTCCGCGGCGCACCAGTTCCTCGATCCCGGAAGCTATGTCGCCGCCGTCCTGGGGGTAAATCCATGA
- the mnhG gene encoding monovalent cation/H(+) antiporter subunit G: MRDTLVALLLGGGAFFTLVAAIGVVRMPDIYMRLSAASKASTLGASLILATVAIFFDSAAVTGKIVAIIAFTLLTAPVAAHMLGRAAYFSGVPLWENSVRDELGSPGRWSRNRTDGGEEQGAAPPDASGNADGAAEGKDSER, from the coding sequence ATGCGTGACACCCTGGTCGCCCTGCTTCTTGGCGGCGGCGCCTTCTTTACCCTGGTGGCCGCCATCGGTGTGGTCCGGATGCCGGACATCTACATGCGCCTCTCCGCCGCATCCAAGGCTTCGACCCTGGGAGCGAGCCTGATCCTGGCCACCGTCGCCATCTTCTTCGACAGCGCCGCGGTTACCGGCAAGATCGTCGCCATCATCGCCTTCACCCTGCTGACCGCTCCGGTGGCGGCCCATATGCTGGGGCGGGCCGCCTACTTCAGCGGTGTGCCCCTCTGGGAGAACAGCGTGCGCGACGAACTGGGATCCCCTGGGAGGTGGTCCCGGAACAGGACAGACGGGGGGGAGGAGCAAGGCGCCGCTCCACCCGACGCTTCCGGCAACGCCGACGGAGCCGCTGAGGGAAAGGACAGTGAACGATGA
- a CDS encoding AI-2E family transporter has product MTGKQFSNITLIAIVLVLGFLNYRIMKPFLIPVTWALLLTILFYPLYDYLLKYIKRPSVTSLLTLSVILLIIVGPFSYCSFLLIKELGTLLDDVEGGKFHAFKTMLGHPGIQTGIEKMTSLLNITPGELDRLIAENISQLGKGLVARITRGLGEVITVAFRFIVVAISIFFFLKHGSTILGKVYDYLPFSVMQKDRLARQVRNMIISTLYGGVIVATVQGAVGGLAFFIVGIQAPILWGSIMAIASFLPLIGPFVVWFPAAIYLLIQGEIVKGVGLVLIGTFVISLIDTFLRPMIIGNRTQMPFLALFFSVLGGISLFGFIGFILGPMLLALFVSVIEIFKSTEEMNQAGDLP; this is encoded by the coding sequence GTGACCGGAAAACAATTTTCCAATATTACGCTGATCGCCATCGTTCTCGTTCTCGGTTTTCTGAACTACCGGATCATGAAGCCGTTCCTGATTCCCGTTACGTGGGCCTTGTTGCTCACTATTTTGTTTTATCCTCTTTATGATTACTTGTTGAAATACATCAAACGCCCGTCCGTCACTTCTCTTTTGACCCTTTCGGTGATCCTGTTGATCATAGTCGGGCCTTTTTCCTATTGCTCTTTCCTGCTCATCAAGGAACTGGGGACTTTGCTGGACGATGTGGAAGGCGGGAAGTTTCATGCTTTCAAGACCATGCTCGGGCATCCGGGGATTCAGACGGGGATCGAAAAAATGACCTCCTTGTTGAATATCACTCCCGGTGAATTGGACAGGCTGATCGCCGAAAACATTTCGCAGTTGGGGAAGGGATTGGTGGCCAGGATCACACGAGGTTTGGGTGAGGTCATCACGGTGGCCTTCCGCTTCATCGTGGTGGCGATCTCCATTTTCTTCTTCCTTAAGCATGGGTCCACCATTTTGGGAAAGGTGTACGATTACCTGCCGTTTTCGGTGATGCAGAAAGATCGATTGGCGAGGCAGGTCAGAAATATGATCATCTCCACCCTTTATGGCGGCGTGATCGTGGCCACGGTTCAGGGAGCGGTGGGAGGTCTTGCCTTTTTCATTGTGGGGATCCAGGCGCCCATTTTGTGGGGATCGATCATGGCCATCGCCTCGTTCCTGCCCCTGATCGGTCCCTTTGTCGTCTGGTTTCCGGCGGCGATCTACCTCCTGATCCAGGGAGAGATCGTGAAGGGCGTGGGTCTTGTACTGATAGGAACCTTCGTCATCAGTTTGATCGACACTTTCTTAAGGCCCATGATCATCGGGAACAGGACGCAGATGCCGTTTCTTGCCCTCTTCTTTAGCGTGCTCGGAGGGATCAGTCTCTTCGGATTCATCGGATTCATCCTTGGCCCGATGCTGCTGGCCCTGTTCGTTTCGGTGATAGAGATATTCAAGAGCACCGAGGAAATGAACCAAGCCGGAGATCTCCCTTGA
- a CDS encoding Na+/H+ antiporter subunit C: METVLAVVIGGLYATGMYLMVRRSIVKMIFGLALLGNAANLLIFTVGRLHRGRPPHIPLDGSLPVLPVADPVPQALVLTAIVIGFGVQAFALVLIKRVYQTVGSDDQDEMITENDQGDGR; encoded by the coding sequence GTGGAGACCGTCCTGGCGGTGGTGATCGGCGGACTGTACGCCACGGGCATGTACCTGATGGTGCGGCGGAGCATCGTCAAGATGATCTTCGGCCTCGCCCTGCTGGGGAACGCCGCAAACCTGCTCATCTTCACCGTGGGCCGGTTGCACCGCGGCAGGCCACCCCACATCCCCCTGGACGGCAGCCTGCCGGTGCTTCCGGTGGCCGATCCGGTCCCCCAGGCCCTGGTACTGACGGCCATCGTCATCGGCTTTGGGGTGCAGGCTTTTGCGCTGGTGCTGATCAAACGGGTATATCAGACGGTGGGAAGCGACGATCAGGATGAAATGATCACGGAGAACGATCAAGGGGACGGTCGATGA
- a CDS encoding universal stress protein — MAGPRKRGRLPIGGNPRRAGFKTLVVATDFTPGAAWASGRAALLPLGRVAKVLILHVLPGGMPADLHVRAGQDARRSLDEVVLPAFRISKAAGGGGAAAASVVRVGMPYVEIIREARVRAADLIVLGRHGRRGIRDLFLGSTAERVIRNGSAPVLLVNGKPSRPYRRVLIALDLGDTSPATVELALRAAGPGVAEMSVLHACAMPFQGFIASGLTPAELDAYRRDSRTAGLSRLRRFLESLGDRGVRWRPIVRSGDPRVEILREAEKSRADLIVLGTHGRTGVSHSLLGSVAQWVVRRAERDVLVARATPVVFDLP; from the coding sequence ATGGCCGGACCTCGCAAGCGTGGCAGGCTCCCGATCGGCGGCAACCCGCGGCGGGCAGGATTCAAGACCCTGGTAGTCGCGACCGACTTCACGCCGGGCGCGGCCTGGGCCTCCGGAAGGGCGGCGCTCCTTCCCCTCGGTCGCGTCGCGAAGGTTCTCATCCTCCATGTGCTGCCCGGCGGGATGCCCGCGGATCTCCACGTTCGAGCGGGCCAGGATGCCCGGCGCTCGCTCGACGAGGTCGTTCTCCCGGCGTTTCGGATCTCCAAGGCCGCCGGGGGCGGCGGAGCGGCCGCCGCTTCGGTCGTCCGGGTCGGAATGCCCTATGTCGAGATCATCCGGGAGGCCCGTGTCCGGGCGGCGGACCTGATCGTCCTCGGAAGACACGGCCGGCGGGGGATCCGTGATCTCTTTCTCGGCTCCACCGCCGAGCGCGTGATCCGGAACGGAAGCGCCCCCGTCCTGCTCGTGAACGGGAAACCCTCTCGCCCCTATCGACGGGTGCTGATCGCCCTCGACCTCGGGGATACGTCCCCCGCCACCGTGGAGCTTGCCCTCCGGGCGGCCGGGCCCGGGGTGGCAGAGATGTCGGTCCTCCATGCGTGCGCGATGCCGTTCCAGGGATTCATCGCTTCCGGCTTGACCCCCGCCGAGCTGGATGCGTATCGTCGGGACTCCCGCACGGCAGGCTTGTCCCGCCTGCGGCGGTTCCTGGAATCGCTGGGCGACCGGGGAGTGCGCTGGAGACCCATCGTCCGGTCCGGCGACCCGAGGGTCGAGATCCTCCGCGAGGCGGAAAAGAGCCGCGCCGATCTGATCGTCCTCGGGACGCACGGGCGTACCGGAGTCTCGCATTCCCTTCTGGGCAGCGTCGCCCAATGGGTCGTCCGCCGGGCGGAGCGCGACGTGCTGGTGGCCCGGGCGACCCCTGTCGTTTTCGATCTCCCGTGA
- a CDS encoding Na+/H+ antiporter subunit B has product MQSLILATTIRLLLPLLLLFSVFLLLRGHDEPGGGFVGGLVAAAAFALHTLAHGAAAGRRMLRVEPRLLIAIGLSTALGSGMVPLLFGQPFLTSFWSDLPAPVIGHAGSPLLFDAGVYLVVAGMALMIIFNLMEE; this is encoded by the coding sequence ATGCAATCGCTGATTCTGGCAACGACCATCCGGCTTCTGCTGCCGCTCCTGCTGCTGTTTTCCGTCTTTCTGTTGTTGCGGGGTCACGACGAGCCCGGGGGCGGCTTCGTGGGTGGGTTGGTGGCGGCGGCGGCTTTCGCACTCCATACACTCGCTCACGGCGCGGCGGCGGGACGACGAATGTTGCGGGTCGAGCCGCGCCTGTTGATCGCGATCGGCCTGTCGACGGCCCTGGGGAGCGGAATGGTCCCTTTGCTGTTCGGGCAGCCGTTTCTGACCTCTTTCTGGAGCGATCTGCCCGCACCGGTCATCGGCCATGCCGGTTCTCCGCTCCTGTTCGATGCGGGGGTCTACCTGGTGGTGGCGGGCATGGCTCTGATGATCATCTTCAACCTGATGGAGGAGTGA
- a CDS encoding putative monovalent cation/H+ antiporter subunit A, which produces MIVAVLSGFLAAIASPWLYRYAPRWAGRLCPLLPLGLFGFFLAEAGHVAHGGGVAVSIPWIPSLGVSFSLSLDGLGMLFALLVTGIGFLVFLYLPAYMGDDVRQGRLSAWMFAFMAAMLGTVLAGDLITLFVFWELTGLCSYLLIGFDHEREESRKAALQALMVTVAGGLALLAGILLLGQAAGSMDLAELLTRGESVRRHRLYLPVLLLVLAGAFTKSAQFPFHFWLPNAMAAPTPVSAYLHSATMVKLGIYLLARLSPVLAGTDAWQASVVPVGGATMLIGGVMALRRRDLKLILAYSTVGALGTMVFLLGLGTSTATTAAMLFLLVHALYKSALFLAAGAVDHGAGSRDIGRLGGLARSMPWVAAGGGLAALSMAGLPPLAGFIAKELAYEAQLQAPLAAGLVTAIGVAGGALAVAAAVLTGILPFFGKIRDPHLSRHRVGMLLWLPLLLPSLTGLLIGVFPGPAGKSLVGPAVAAVLGRPFPVELAIWHGLNKVLLLGFATVGAGLGIVAVHGRIPGSKTVPGSVQGWGPERLYGILLDGLQGFAAGLTRTVQGGRLRYYLMTVVGVAVGIVGSVLITMQGLPSRLPYPDGRVHEWLAAAVILAGACLATITRSRLAAVVAIGTVGYGVALIYILFGAPDLAMTQFCIETLSIILFVLVLHRLPPFTLLSSSAARVRDLLVAISIGSLMTFAVLLAVSQPLVPHISTWFLEQSMPAGHGRNVVNVILVDFRALDTLGEITVLAVAALGVYGLLKAGRKGGG; this is translated from the coding sequence ATGATCGTGGCCGTCCTTTCCGGGTTCCTTGCGGCCATTGCCTCACCTTGGTTGTACCGCTACGCCCCCCGTTGGGCCGGGCGGCTCTGCCCCCTGCTGCCGCTGGGTCTGTTCGGTTTCTTCCTCGCCGAAGCCGGCCACGTTGCCCACGGGGGGGGCGTAGCCGTCTCCATCCCGTGGATTCCCTCCCTTGGCGTTTCCTTTTCCCTTTCCCTGGATGGACTGGGAATGCTGTTCGCCCTGCTGGTGACCGGCATCGGTTTTCTGGTGTTTCTCTATCTACCGGCCTACATGGGTGATGACGTTCGTCAGGGGCGATTGTCCGCCTGGATGTTCGCCTTCATGGCCGCCATGCTCGGGACGGTGCTGGCCGGAGACCTGATCACCCTGTTCGTCTTCTGGGAACTGACCGGTCTCTGCTCCTATCTCCTGATCGGCTTCGACCATGAAAGGGAGGAATCCCGCAAGGCCGCCCTGCAGGCATTGATGGTGACCGTCGCCGGCGGTCTGGCGCTCCTGGCCGGCATCCTCCTGCTGGGGCAGGCGGCGGGGAGCATGGATCTCGCGGAGCTCCTCACGCGGGGCGAATCGGTGCGGCGGCACCGGCTCTACCTGCCGGTGCTGCTGCTGGTGCTGGCCGGGGCCTTCACCAAGTCGGCCCAGTTTCCCTTCCACTTCTGGCTCCCCAATGCCATGGCGGCGCCGACCCCGGTCAGCGCCTACCTCCACTCGGCCACCATGGTCAAGCTGGGGATCTACCTGCTGGCCCGGCTCTCCCCGGTGCTGGCGGGAACCGATGCCTGGCAGGCATCGGTTGTCCCGGTGGGGGGTGCAACCATGCTGATCGGCGGTGTGATGGCCCTGCGGCGCCGCGACCTCAAGCTGATCCTTGCCTATTCCACCGTCGGCGCCCTCGGCACCATGGTGTTCCTCCTGGGTCTCGGAACAAGTACCGCAACCACGGCCGCCATGCTCTTCCTGCTGGTCCACGCGCTTTACAAAAGCGCCCTGTTTCTCGCCGCCGGAGCCGTGGATCACGGCGCCGGCAGCCGCGACATCGGCCGACTCGGGGGCCTGGCCAGGTCCATGCCCTGGGTCGCCGCCGGCGGCGGGCTCGCCGCCCTCTCCATGGCCGGTTTGCCGCCGCTGGCCGGCTTCATCGCCAAGGAGCTTGCGTATGAAGCCCAACTTCAGGCCCCCCTGGCGGCCGGGCTCGTGACCGCCATCGGGGTCGCGGGAGGCGCCCTCGCGGTGGCGGCGGCGGTGCTGACGGGGATTCTCCCGTTTTTCGGCAAGATTCGCGATCCGCACCTGTCTCGCCACCGTGTGGGAATGCTCCTCTGGCTCCCTCTCCTCTTGCCGTCCCTCACGGGGCTACTGATCGGCGTCTTTCCGGGACCTGCCGGCAAGTCGCTGGTGGGCCCCGCGGTGGCAGCCGTCCTGGGAAGGCCTTTTCCCGTGGAGTTGGCCATATGGCATGGGCTCAACAAGGTCCTGCTGCTCGGTTTCGCGACCGTGGGCGCCGGCCTCGGCATCGTGGCCGTCCATGGGCGGATTCCCGGTTCGAAGACCGTCCCGGGGAGTGTCCAGGGATGGGGACCGGAGCGCCTTTACGGAATTCTGCTCGACGGGTTGCAGGGCTTTGCCGCAGGACTGACCCGCACCGTTCAGGGTGGGCGCCTGCGCTACTACCTGATGACCGTCGTGGGAGTCGCCGTCGGTATCGTGGGATCCGTCCTCATCACCATGCAGGGACTGCCTTCCCGTTTGCCGTACCCGGACGGCAGAGTCCACGAATGGCTGGCCGCCGCCGTCATTCTGGCCGGCGCCTGCCTGGCGACCATCACCCGGTCGCGGCTTGCCGCCGTCGTGGCCATCGGAACGGTGGGCTACGGGGTTGCGCTGATCTATATCCTCTTCGGTGCGCCGGACCTGGCCATGACCCAGTTCTGCATCGAGACCCTCTCCATCATTCTTTTCGTCCTGGTGCTGCACCGGCTTCCCCCATTCACGCTCCTGTCCAGCAGCGCGGCACGGGTACGGGACCTGCTGGTGGCCATCTCCATCGGCAGTTTGATGACATTCGCTGTCCTCCTGGCGGTCTCCCAGCCGCTGGTCCCCCACATCAGTACCTGGTTCCTCGAGCAAAGCATGCCGGCGGGACATGGCCGGAACGTGGTCAACGTGATCCTGGTCGATTTCCGGGCGCTGGATACCCTGGGTGAAATCACGGTCCTCGCGGTGGCGGCACTGGGAGTCTATGGACTGTTGAAGGCGGGACGGAAAGGGGGTGGGTAG
- a CDS encoding cation:proton antiporter: MSSAGILFLAALLLFPAVAFASGEDPSVPLLLYLVVILVTAKLMGHLAVVLGQPAVLGELLAGVLLGNLSLAGVQGLEGIATDPGVDLFARIGVVVLLFGVGLESTIRDILRVGLSSFLVAVLGVAAPFALGWMVGAWLVPQHSWQTHAFLGATLCATSVGITARVLQDIGKSRSKEARIILGAAVVDDVLGLIILAAISGSIVAAGQGGAPDGIWPQVEITLKAMGFLAGSLLLGTWITPRLFSGAARLRGSGVLIGVSLAFCFLLSHLAGVAGLAPIVGAFAAGLILEPVHFQQFGERNIHYLEEGLRPLVELLAPVFFVQMGSKVDLTAFASTEALWLSLLLTIAAIVGKQLCSLGVLDRTVNRWAVGVGMIPRGEVGLIFASIGASLVFEGEKVIGPTTYSAVVIMVIVTTLVTPPLLKWMLTERGSPPGDVGPEI; encoded by the coding sequence ATGTCGTCCGCCGGGATCCTGTTCCTCGCCGCCCTCCTCCTCTTCCCCGCGGTCGCGTTCGCGTCGGGGGAGGACCCCTCCGTCCCGCTCCTCCTCTACCTCGTCGTGATCCTCGTGACTGCGAAGCTCATGGGGCACCTGGCCGTCGTGCTCGGGCAGCCGGCGGTGCTCGGGGAGCTCCTTGCGGGGGTTCTCCTCGGCAACCTTTCCCTTGCGGGCGTGCAGGGACTCGAGGGGATCGCGACCGACCCCGGGGTGGACCTCTTCGCCAGGATTGGCGTGGTGGTGCTCCTGTTCGGAGTGGGGCTCGAGTCGACGATCCGGGACATCCTGCGCGTGGGGCTCTCCTCGTTCCTCGTGGCCGTGCTGGGGGTCGCCGCGCCCTTCGCCCTCGGGTGGATGGTCGGGGCTTGGCTCGTCCCGCAACATTCCTGGCAGACCCACGCCTTCCTCGGGGCCACCCTGTGCGCGACGAGCGTCGGCATCACGGCCCGCGTCCTCCAGGACATCGGGAAATCCCGAAGCAAGGAGGCCCGGATCATCCTCGGGGCCGCGGTCGTCGACGACGTCCTCGGGCTGATTATCCTCGCCGCCATCTCCGGCTCCATCGTCGCGGCGGGGCAGGGCGGGGCGCCCGACGGGATCTGGCCGCAGGTGGAGATCACCCTGAAGGCGATGGGGTTCCTCGCGGGTTCGCTCCTCCTCGGCACGTGGATCACCCCGCGGCTCTTTTCGGGCGCGGCGCGCCTGCGGGGGTCGGGGGTGCTGATCGGCGTCTCGCTCGCGTTCTGCTTTCTGCTGTCCCACCTGGCCGGGGTGGCGGGCCTGGCGCCGATCGTGGGCGCGTTCGCCGCGGGGCTCATCCTGGAGCCGGTCCATTTTCAACAATTCGGGGAGCGGAACATCCATTATCTCGAAGAGGGGCTCCGGCCCCTGGTGGAACTCCTTGCCCCGGTCTTTTTCGTCCAGATGGGATCCAAGGTGGACCTCACGGCGTTTGCCTCCACGGAGGCGCTCTGGCTCTCCCTCCTGCTCACGATCGCCGCGATCGTCGGGAAGCAGCTCTGCTCCCTCGGGGTCCTCGACCGGACGGTCAACCGGTGGGCCGTCGGGGTCGGGATGATTCCCCGCGGGGAGGTCGGGCTGATCTTCGCCAGCATCGGGGCGTCCCTCGTCTTCGAGGGGGAAAAGGTGATCGGGCCGACCACCTACTCCGCGGTCGTCATCATGGTGATCGTGACCACCCTTGTCACCCCCCCGCTCCTGAAGTGGATGTTGACGGAGCGGGGATCACCGCCGGGGGACGTCGGACCGGAAATATAG
- a CDS encoding Na+/H+ antiporter subunit E produces MTAFLANILLALAWMALTGTFTVGGLFTGLLFGYFVLWVGRRDGNTAAYRAKLKTVVGFFLFFLRELAVANLRVAHDVLTPRHHMTPGIVAIPIDLESDLQITLLATLITLTPGSLSLHVADDRKTLYVHAMYIDDPGKLVQGIKQGFERRVREVFQ; encoded by the coding sequence ATGACGGCATTTCTGGCCAACATCCTCCTGGCCCTGGCCTGGATGGCGCTGACCGGCACCTTCACCGTCGGCGGGCTGTTCACCGGACTGTTGTTCGGGTATTTCGTGCTCTGGGTCGGCCGCCGGGACGGGAACACCGCCGCCTATCGGGCAAAACTCAAGACCGTCGTCGGTTTTTTCCTGTTTTTTCTGCGAGAACTGGCGGTCGCCAACCTGCGGGTGGCCCACGACGTGCTCACTCCACGACACCATATGACCCCCGGAATCGTGGCGATCCCCATCGACCTCGAGAGCGATCTTCAAATCACGCTGCTGGCCACCCTGATCACCCTTACACCGGGGTCCCTGAGTCTGCACGTAGCCGATGACCGGAAAACGCTCTACGTCCACGCCATGTACATCGACGACCCCGGCAAGCTGGTGCAGGGGATCAAGCAAGGCTTCGAACGCCGGGTACGGGAGGTGTTCCAGTGA